TGTGTTACCTACagtgcactgctgtgctcagacCAGGGGCTGAAACTGCATCTCTGAGCTCCTTTGCTTTGACCAACCTGAGTCACTGGTAGGTTTATCTTAATTATCTTTGCTATGGTGGTGTGTCTAGAATGGAAATGTTGCCATCTTAGAACTGAAACTTGCCGTGCCTGAAAAAATAACGCTGCTCATCCTCTAgagctgctgcatttttatttctgctatcTGAAATGGTATTGGTCATCTGGAAAGGAAGATGTatgaagaaagagatgaaagaagtGCTAACTGGGATGAGATTGGCCTTTCAAATAATAGACTCGTGGAATGGTTTGtgtcagaagggacctttaagaccatctggttccaatcccctgctgtaGGCTGGGACACCTCCTTCtagcccaggttgctcacagctccatccagcctggccttgagtgcttccagggatggggcatccacaacctctctgggcaccctgacagtaaagaatttcttcctaatatctggTCTAAATCTACCCCCTTccattttaaagctatttcccctcAAGCTGTCACTACATGTCCTTAttaaaagtccctccccagctttcctgtaggccccttcaggtactggagaGCTGCTACAAAGtcctcctgcagccttctccatgctgaaaagccccagctctctcaacctgtccttctaggggaggtgctccatccctctcATCGtcttcacagccctcctctggGACCCGCTCCAACAAATCTAGGTATGCCATGTTCTGCAGACGCATTTGTAAAGGGATGGTTACTTGTTTCATGTAGTACCACATCTGGATCTGCTGCCACCGTGAACCTcttaaacaaaaaaccctttttatttctttgcctgCGGATGTCTGGTTCTTGCGATGAGCTCACCCACAACAAAAGCTTCTGGGAGTCCTGTTCAGCTGGAGCTACCACCTACCAAACAACAGCTCCTTTCCTGTCATTCTCTCACTTGCTAGACATAGCAGCCCTATGAGTATTTgggtggggaaggaaggagattGCAACATccataaaggggaaaaaaaaagggaaggctCGTCTGTCTCTCACTTCTTGAGTTTAGCTGTAAAACTTTCCTTGGACTTTGAAAGCTATGCTTTCCCATGCGGTGAGTGTTGGCTGTGGAATATATCAGCCTTTGAAGTTAGTGCTTTAAATAGGCAGCTGCAAATGGCATCCAACTTCAAGCTGTGGTAGCAGTTCTGCTGGAGTCTTCTGTATTTTGTGCCTTTATTTACAGGGAAATACAGCAAAGAGCCGCAAAGCACTTATTTTTCTCATCCTGTACTGTTTGAAGTGCTTGGAAACTAATTGGTCCTCAATACAATGCAGTATTTCATAGTTCTTAATCTGTGGGCATTACTTTTCTACAGAGGTacattgttctgtttttaatgccAGAGATGAGGGTAAAAGCTTTGTTTGCAGTAGGAGTTAACAGGtagagttgctttttttttcctattctaaTATAAGGTCTGAACGTGCACAGTGAGTTTGATGCACTTTCTGCTGCCCCAGCAAGCAGGCTTCAGTGTTTGTAATGCCTGCCTTTAGCTACGTGCCTAAATACCCCTGAACTGAAGTAGTCGTGTAAGGTGCAGGAACAGCCATATATCCTGGAAGAAgtcaaaagcagagaagagaatgGAATCCATCTTTAACTGCTTTACTGGTGAAATTCAATccagaaagggaaaacctcACTTCCCAACAATGCTTAATTACATTCCAGTACTTACTTAGCTCTCTTGGGAAATGTCCTTCCTGTATCCATTGTCTTCATGCGTTGCCTTTCTTAATCATTCTTGGTCATCTCTGAGCTTCTGGAAAAGTGTTTCCCAGGGTGGAGGTAGGAGTTTGCACGTTGCTGCCTCGCCTCTCACGGTGATGTTGAGTTAATCAGGAGCACTGACTCACAGAAAATAAGGATTAGATGATTGAAGTGATTATTTATCGCTTTTCTGCTCTACAGGATTGTTTCCTGCTGGACAGTGTAGCCCAAGGCCTTTTACTGCTAAGGAACACATCCTCGTGAATGGcctaatttctttcttttcaagagcACCCACATTGGTCTAGAGCAGAAAGGGAACAAACCTTTCTGAACTGTCCTGAACGCAcgctttccttctgctgctcccagcccttgTCCCTGAACCTGACACACCAACTGAaatggcagctctgctctggggtTAGAAGATGTTCTCAGCACTTGTACAGCACAGCGGGGTTTGGTTTAGTTTGTAACCAGCTGTTGTGGTCTTGTTAGTGATTTTCTTAGTCCGACTCAAAAGGACACCAGTCTGCTGAACTGAAGTTAGGTACTTCAAATAGGATGAAATACCAATTGCTGCTCTTCAGTTTACACAAATGCACTGTGAGCTCCTGGCTGTGTGATTGGATGCCTCTTTGGGAAGGTACGGCACAACAAGCACGAGATCCTTCTCATGAGGCCACGGCCTGttgtgttctgctgcttttcctctttcccaccAGGGTTATGTACTTATTATTGGTGTACTTACATGTACTTCTCTGCAGGGCATTCATCTTCatgtttattcctttttccaTGTAGGATGATGAGAGTATGAAGTACTTAACTCATGAAGAGCAGGATGTTCTCACCTTCTTTGAGGAAACCATAGATGCCTTAGAGGATGACTTGGAGGAACCAGTCCAACGTGACAGTGGCATCCACTGTCAGTCCCCAAGGTCAACGGAAGAAAACCTGTCCAGTCATTCAGAGACTGAAGATATCATCGACTTAGTGCAGTCGACACCTGAGAGCAGTGACCATGAAGGCCCTCCCAGCAAAGATGCGGTACCAGGTAGCAGTATTTCCTGAaagcttttgttccttttgaCTTAGCTGTCATTGTAATCTGGTTTTGATCAAAAATCAGAACCTGCAAAACTTACATAAGCCTTTTGAAACACAGTAAAGCCAGCGTGCAGAGTGAGTGATGGGAAGAGGGCTTCTAGCAAGTATGTTGTAAACACAGTGATTTGAACTCTAGGATCTCCTATGAGATGCCATTGCTCGTGGTTCAGTTATAGGTGAGGTGGGCTGAGTTGTTAGAAAGTTTGGGTGAGGTGGTACTGATGTGTGCCCACCCTCGGTGAATGAAAACCTTTGtgttcagtgctgtgtgagGACTTACTGAGGTTagtgttgctttttcttttaagtgttgGATGCCACCCGCAGAACTGAGAGCCCTGAGCCGGCTGTACCTGCTGACCTtcccccacatccctctgtaTCGCCACCGCAGACACATGAGACGCTCCCTCCTCCGCCTCCACCTGCAGTGCAGCATCCAAAATTGCTTCGCTCTGTTCCCACTCCACTCATCGTGGCCCAGAAGATGTCTGAGCAGCAAATGGAGAGCAGGGTGCGTTTCCCCAGCGCTCTGAAGGAGGGGAATTCtgacaggaagaaaactgtGGTAGCCAATGGTGATTATTTTGTACCTCCGAAGCACCCTCCTGTGCCTGCACCCAAACTGCACCGGTTTCCAAGCAATATCAATATAACAAATGTCAGCGGCAAAGAATTCAATGAGACCATCTCAAAAGCAGCAGTCAACGTACAGGAGCGGAGAGCTCAGGTGCTGGCCAACATCAATGGGGGGTTTCTGGCAACTGAATTGGAGGAGAGGCAgcaaaaaaatgatttcttgtCACGCAACAGAAGTTCTTCCTTAAGGGATCTCTCTTCTGAGCAAACGCGCTACGAGGCCCTGACAAAACTTGGCCTTGTCAAGGGAAAGCCAACTCAGGACACAGTGGCTCATGCCCCAGGTACTCAGCAGCTTGATATGCAGCCCAAACAGGGAGATGCTGTTCCCAATGGATACCAAAACATCCACGAGGCTTTAAAAAGTGAACCCAGCCCTTTCCTTCCTATGGGCAAAACTGTAACAATCAAACCAGAGGCAGCTCTTAATGCTAGCAAGGTCActcagcaaaacacagcaaaaggtTTTAATGATTACAAGCAACCCAACCTAACCCTGGATATGAGGAGGCGGTCAGGTTCACTACCCAGACCTTCAGGATTTCGATCGCAGGGAATAACAGTGAAGTTTTCTGGCCGTGGCTCAACAGAAGAAGCGAGGAGAGAGGCGCTGCGTAAGCTGGGACTGCTGAAAGAGACTGCGTAGTTTGGGATGGGAACGTGACAATGGAGGGGAAGACACGATTTTGGGCTGGAACAGTCCTTACAGGATTGGGATCAGATTGGAAGGAGATATGGGAAGATCTCTGCTTCAGGCAAGCTAAGGAGATGCTGTTAGTTGCAGACTGGTACTGTGTAAGGCTGTGTACGTTGGTGGGTTTCAGCCCTGCTTCCTGTAGAGACGCTCATCTGTTGTTCTTTGTGATTAAGAAGAATTTTATTTAAGTAATGCTGGACTGTAGCAGAGGACAGCTTGTTAATGAAGTGTACAGTGCAGTATTGTTGTACATAGCAAACTGAATGGAGAatcttccttttgctctttttaaagccaaaaaaaataatcaacgAGAGCTGTGTCCTGCACACGTCTGTGTTGTAGGAGCTCGAGATATGTCAAAACTGGAGTTTCTGACTAGTGGTGACACTTCAGTGGCACTATCTGTATTATCAGGCTTTGCTTCCATTCCCTTCTGGTGGTGACCTTCTCTGCTCCCTCGCTCTGTGCCCACTCAGCTGAACACTGTGCAGAGGGCAGTTCTAGTTCTGACCTTCTCACTGGAGCAGCCCGGGCTTGGAGTGGGTGTCTGCATcgttctgctgctttgctcgaagctgccttccttccttccttccttccttccttccttcccagctgctgcttcctggccCTGCCCTCACACCCCGTGTCCAGTGAAAGGCACCAGACAGGCCTCAAGGATACGCACCCTGTGTTGCTTTCTGCACTGACAGCCAAAGAGCCTCCTGACAATCTGCGACCCCAGCTTGCTCTGTATGAGAAGCCATAGGAATGAGTCGAACCCATACCAAATGTGAGAGCGTTCTGGCAGAGGTCTCACCTTTCACCTTGAGGTTTCCACAAAGAAGCTGTTACTTCTCAAGCACCTGCTTTGCTACACTGCAAAGGTGTAAATAAAAACCACGTTTGATCTTCCTCCAGGCTGACAGACCTAATAACCCTCTGCTCAGAGCCTTATTTGATTCTGCCCTGCCAATACACAACAGAAACGATAGCCAAAATTCCTGCAGGAGAGAGTGAGAAGTAAAAGCACGTTGCTCCTGGAGGGTCCACGGTTGcgtattttgcttttgttcaaTAGATACGATGGTCCCAAAAGGTGTGCTGGTAAGGTTtgggattttgttttatatgtatatacggcaaagctgcttttctgtgtaaTAAAACTCTCTTTCCTTTTCGCACATCTGAAACTATCAAAACCAGCCATTGTAAACCCCAATGCCAAACCCCAGCCCGCCACACGGGTAGGAGTTCTCAGACTCTttccttaaaggagaaaactCCCTTCTCTGCACTTTCCAAAGCCTCCAGCAGCCCCCTCTCTTCCCTGAGAAGCTGAGTAATAAACcttggaggggaggaggggagtgGCAATAATAGAAACTGCCTCACCCTTCGCAGAGGAGCTCTGACATAACTGTGATAAACAAGTTCGTTACTTCTTGTGATCGAGTATTTCGAACCTGCTGAGCTGTATCTGCAAACGAAGCTGTTGTGAAGGAAAATCCTTTTTGTAGCTGTGAACCTGCCTCATAAGTTAAaggtttttggttgttgttaaTTTATCTGCTTCGAAGCTTTAATTGCGTTGTTCTGGTGTCCGCACGGTTCTGTCGCGCAGTGATTCTTTGCGGCCTTTTAGCTGGGTAAGCAAAAACACTCCTCACTGTGGCAGCCACGCTGCGCGTAACACAAAGTAACTAAGAAACGTGGCTGATCCTCAGGCTGGCAGAGCAGTCAGCATGCAGAATCAAATGGGAGAAGTCCTGCTGGAACAAAAGGCGGCTTCCTTTGCGCTGGGGGGGAAATTATTCTTATTGGACTGGGATTTCAGTCTCCTGAATCTGAAAGAAggtgaagcacagaaatgtgTGGCAGCACCTGCTTCAATGCTGGAGTCTCACATGTGGACAGTGTGGGGTGTATCATAATGTATTAATGTACCCTGCTATGTCAACCTGAATGTTTCATGGCCTCTGTGCTTGAGACTGCTGTTAAAGACGACTTTACATTACACATGTGGGGGATGTACAGAGCTATCTATCTTCACATCTAATCATTCCCTGCCAGCTCTTCGCTTTGGGTTGTTTACAGCTGAGAATCCATGCTAAGTGAAAGGCAGGGGGAATGGGACTCCAGTTGTCCCCTGAAATGCAGCCCCTTCACTGACTCTAATGGAACCCCATTCAAAGAAGCGTCTGTATCGGTTTTAATGTTCAATAGCTAAAGCTGCAGcgtgctggaggagctgggctgtgtTCTTTCAGCCTTGTGCAGGGCCGTGGCCTCAGCTGCTGGGAATGGggaatgcttttcatcttcagCCTCGTCCTGCCCACGTGGGTGAGGTGTTTGCTGTAGCCTTTCACCGTAGCAGATATCCAGTTGGTGAACTCTTCACTGTGCCTAAAACTGTAGTGAGTAAAGCCATGTGCTGTATGAAGCTATGAGTCTAGCTGCTAATAACCTGTACATAACCTTCTCTCTggtttgtgtgtatatgttgCTGTGATATTTTTTCCAATGTTAGAAGTAACTTGTCTTGTCCAAATCCAATAAATCCTCTATTAAATCGAGATAAAACCAATGAGCTGACGGGAACCAGAACTCCATTCAGTACCACGGTAGTTTGCCTCTTCCTTGAAGGAGGAAAGTGACTGTTTAATGGCTAATAACACTAATAACTGTTACCTTAGTGTTGCTGGCGGTGTGTGagctacagctcagccctccaagcagggctgtgagctgaGCCTTGTGCTTGCGCACTGCCGCTGGGTGCAGGTACAGTGAGCTTCatacagctgctctgagctctcaCAGCTGAGTGGGCTGCAGACCTTTGGTGCGCCACTTCTCCTTTTGCTCCCCTCGCCTTctgctgaacaaccccagccTCGCTTGCACGGCGtttcttccctgcagagctgacTCCCAGCCTATAAATAACTTTCCCACTGAGGTAAGGAGGGTCCTTAGACTGGATGGAGCCGAACCCTTTCCATGAGGACACACCCtttgctttcacatttttcatgtGGGCTTTTCTCTTCCCAAGCGAACTGACCTCTCCCAGAGGAGGAAACGCCGCACTTCAAACGGAGCTGAAGGGTCAGTGGTGTTCTCAGCTGGAGGGACCTGGAAGGGAAGATGGGTGGTGGCAGCCGCTGCTTCTCAGCCTGCAGGTTTTCCACTGGGCCTTAATTAACCTCCTGCTGTTTGcagccagcaaaacaaaagcagaagaggctTGGGTAACTTGAGGATTAAAGCCAACAGGTGTGAGGAGCAGGAGAGCACCCAGCTGGCGGGCGTGCAGGGCTGTTCAGCTTCACTTCCTCTTTCATTTGTGCGGCTTTGCGCTTTCTGTGAGCTGTAATTAATGTTCTGAAGAGCTCTGGGTGTTCAGAggcttctcctctccaggctgaacaaggtGCTGCAGAAAGAGGGAGATGCTTCTTCTTACTTAAACTTCTATTAGGAAATAGTTGTCAGCACGTTTCTATTTCCAACATAGAAGCCAGCACCAGGGCAGTGGCTCAACAGGGCCGTAAAGCTCCACGACACAGACAAACTTCATTACCGTGGAACATTTCCTGCCTTCCTAACTGGATTTCGTTTGCCTGattaggtttgttttttatttacaaCAAGAGTTTTATAGTGCATTCAAGCCCAGGAAATGGGCACTGTCTGCACAGCGCAGCCTTTCCCTGCGCATCCCATCCCCAATGCTTGGGCTCTGCTCTGTAGCATCACCCTGTGGGCAGCAGCCGTGGAGCCAAAAGGCATTTTGCTTCGATATGGGGTGAGCCCCCCAGGTTAAGGTACCCAAACTGCAGCCTTGATCCTCCACACAACATGTTTCTTACATACAGGTGCACATCAACCAACCTCCCCCACCACTTTTAGCTTCACCACCATTTTTGTTTGCCTGAGAGCTCAGCTCCAGGGCcaggagagaggaaggaaggagcacTGTTGTCATTAACAACTCCGTGTTTGTTCTCCTGACAGCGACCACAAGCACCGTGTTTTAATGTCACAAACCTCCCCTGACCCTAACAACTTAAAGGCAAAGTTTATACCTCAAACAATGCAAGTCAGTGTTTTGACATCGAGGCACTTGTTTGATTCCTACCCAAAGAGCTTCCGATGTGCAGCACGTGGGGAACCGCTCGGCGCTGGTGAGGAAACCCTATTGATAGAGGAGTTGTGAGGAGGGGCAGCAAAGCACAGGAGAGGGGAAAGGCATCGTCACAGAACAAACAGGTTACAAAGCTCCGAAGGAAAGGGAGAATGGAAAAGAGCACTGAGTGAGGTAATGGTGGGCACATGGCGGTGCTGTGATGGTGTTTCTTAAGCTTTCCCTCTTGGATATGTGGTCTTAAACTACAGCATCCCCTCTTGAGGACAACTGTAGGGAACTAGCAAGGCTCTTAACGACTTCCCCATTTACCTGTACCTTCAGACAGAAAGCAAGATGACTGCAGGTTGGGGCTCTGTATCTGACCATGCTCTGCGGTGGGGTTTCCCTGCAGCTGAATGCACGTGGGCTGTTTGTTAACAGCTGCTCACCCTCGGCTGTCCCCATCCAGATCCATACTGGTGCTGCCCAGCTGGAATGGCCAGAACCGCCTCCAGCTGACCAAGGCCATCTTTGGAAACGAGCAGGCGAGTCAGCACATTCTAATGGCACCGTGTTTACTGAAGTCAGATAAGGTTCCCATTTAAAGCAAAGAGAATTCGGCATCAGCAAACTGCTGGAGCGCCTCCGCCGGGCTCCTGCCAAGCACACAATCACTGCTGCAAGGGAACAGGCCGGCTAATAAAGGGAAAAGATGAGAAGttgagcagagcaggcagctctcaCAATGCAGATGTCGTTATCTGCGCCTTCACATGCGCCAAATTACCTGGTGTGCATCAGCTGCGGCTGTGCGTGGCAATTCCATCTGCGGAACAGACAGAACAGACAGAACAGACAGAACAGACTCCTTTCTTGGGAGGACTTCAGAGTTAATAAAGCCGTAGCAAGTCTGAAACCTCAGCaattcataataataatatatatatgtgtttctttcattttatcacATTACAGCATTGCAAGGTAGAGAAAAAACAGTCCATCAGCTGCAGCTTGAGGTGCTGCCTCTGTCTGCAGTCCCCAGTGAATCTCAGCCTTGAGTGTTTTGGATCCTCACCACCCTCAAATCACACcaccattaaggttggaaaagaccaccacGATCAACCAATGCAACCATCCCCCACCCCCAACCATACCCCCTCTTaaccacagccctcagtgccacaccacGCCGATGCCTCACCACTCACAAGCATCATCTCCTACCACCCAACCTCAGCCCCGCGCTCACAGAGGCTTTCAGCCGCGGTGCCGTAAAGCACACCGCACACTTCCTGCTCACCAGCTCCATGCGCCTCACATCAGTGAAAGCTCAGCTTCAAACGCCTGGAGCCGAGTCCGAATTCTTTCCAGAGGAAGATAAGATAGGGGAGAAATCCTTTGTGCAGTCAAGGACACGAAGCAATTTCTCATCCACCTACGTACGCTTTCCCGGATGGGAACACGCTCTGCACTTCACTGCTTCCCAGCACTCTTGGGATCGCTTGCTCTGATATCCTCTGGGCAAGGAcatcctctgtgctctgcccgTGCGCTGATAGCAGAGCACAGACCTGTCACACAGCCCCAGTGACATCGCAGAGCACCTGGGTCACCAcgcaggaggaaaagaagagcgACTGTATGAGATGCGCGGCTGTCAGCTAGAAATAAACATCCTGCAGCGCTGGCAAAGCAGTGAGACGTGCAGATCACAGGAGACCAATTCTTGAGCACTTGGTTTAGGGTAAATTGGCTGTAAAGATACAAAGCAATGTACAAAGTTGTGCTCTGTTCAATGGAGTCGCCATCCAAAGCAGAACGTTGGCTGCTGTAAGCTCTTGTAAAAGCTCAGACAACACTCAGTGGGAAAATGGAATCGCTTTGGGCCTTAGcagcaagggaagaaaaggaagccaGCCTCAGTAATTTAAGGCTGAGATTGTAATGACGAGGAACAGGCAGGTATTTGTCAACAGAGAAGCAGAACCTCAAGAGATGTGAATTACGGATGAAATCATTTTGCTGCAGAACTTCAGACTCTGCTGAAGGAGCACAGTTACAAATGGGATTCATAGAAGGCTGCTGTTTCCATCCCAGACTCAAACCAGAGACCGTCTTCCCACAGAGAAGGGGCACTTCACATCCCACAGCCAGCCGTACCTCGGTCCACAGGGGAGATGTGCCTCAATCAGCCCAGGGCTTCCCAGGCCCTAAAGGCTCTTACACCACATGCCAGTACAGTTCTATGTCCACTATGTACAGTGTCCACTATGTACACTATGTGCACTATGTACAGCTCTATGTCCACTCCTTCACACACAGCTCGACTTTTCCACCTTCCCTGCTCAGTTCTTGGACTGAAGGCCATCATTTAAGTGGTCTGCTTTTACAATCTGGAGTCAACGTAAAGAGACGGACACCACCCCTAAATTACAACACTTTATTGCAGCATTGGCAAAGGTCAGATTTCTGAAGCTGGTGAAGATCGGGCGGCATTTTGTTATGAAATGTTACAATTGTACAAGTCTCCCTTCCTACATGCAGAAACCAAAAAACAGTGGTAAAAAGAACCTCAAAAgagctagaaaaagaaaaacaaaggaattaGTAATAACATACAGGTGAGCTCCTTAACTGAATCAACTACTTCTACCTGAAAGCCAACAAAAACCTACGCTAATAAATAACAGATTGTCAGAAACAGACCAAGAAACCTCACTTCTactaagaaacaaaatgaaaatcctACTCGTTTCCAGActtaaatcttttttttgtttgtttgtttttaaactttttcatgtgtttgtttCAATAGACACAGAGGTTTACCAACCCATGGAGATCAACACAACATTGGATCCGCTCCTCAACCTCCCCGTGACGCTGACTGGCACGTTTTGGTTTTCAATGGTACATACAATGGGCTCAGCTATATCCCTGTCCTTAGGCTGGTGTCAGGCTGTTCTAAGCAGGATGAGTCAACACCCCGTGTTAATCAACTTCACGTTCTATTTTAAACCttaacaaacatttttacttcCTTGGCTCCTAAGTTTTTCATCCCTCCCCACTCCCCAACCCATCTTTCCTGCTTGTCTGGCAGCAAAAGGTCACTTCTTAACCAGAGGTTTGTGAGGAGTAGCTGATGTTCCACAATAAGCTCTCCCAACGTCAGAGTTTTCTTTCGCATTTCGCTGTTTGCTCCACATTTTTCAGCTGTAGATTCACAGCCCCCAAAGAATATCCTTCCAACACAAAGAGAATACAGTTTGCATCAAGCGTAGAACTTTGTTTTCCCCCACACTGAGCCATCGAGACCTTTTCCATTCCAGTGTCATCCATCTGAGCTGCAGGTTGATTGCAGTTTTCACTGAGCTGCTTGCTGGTCAAGCTGACCATTTCATTCATTGACTTCTGGCTCCTATGAGAAGAGTAACCCTCACATGGTTCCCATtgcaaaaagctttttttgttttgttttgtgtttttttgtgttttttttttttttggcaggcCATGACTGGAAGCTTCCACGTGTTCTGTGTGGGTTTtggggggaagagaggaggctgcTTCTGCCCCACGGCCCCAGCCTGGCCCAGGTTTCCATTCCGAACGCTCTAGACTGacatgctgagatgtgtccacTGCTCTCATTTAATTGCTGGAGGACTCCACTATCCACAACATCAGAGATACAGGACCTAATGAAATGACACTTGCTGCTGGATCAACGTCTCCTAAGAAAAGAAGAGatcaaaaaaaaatatatagtttaATGTGAAATATTCCGTCCTGCCCCCATTAGCAAACACTGCAGTACACTGCTGGTGGTTTTGATATGCCTGTAGCCTCCATGTACCAAAGTTACATATTTCTATTACCCGTACACATTTTACAAGAGACCATGCTGGACAAAATAAGGCAGACATCCGCATCAGGAAAACAAGTTCCCCACACAATGAGATGAACCTGAAACTGTTGGGAACAAAGAGAGCTGGCTTATCCTCCCAGGCACgatgctcagctgctgcagcgcACAGCTCACGTattacagcactgaaatgaaacgTGCATGGAGAAGTTGCATCATTTGCAGGAGCATGATACAGAAGGAACCCAGAAGCAGTGCTAAGTGGGTCTCGCTGCCTCAGATGCAGTAActgagagctgtgctgatgAGCACACGATGAGCATTTGCAGAGTTCTAGACTGTACATTAAAACTCTGCAGTGCAAAACAAGGTAAAGATTGGGCCATATTTACACCCACAAGGAAGCTGCGCCACCACATATTCAAGCCTTTTACAATGTAAATAAATCAGGCCATATTCTTCACATTACTGCATGAACCTCAAGCTTTTGATAAACAGTAAGTTAATCTAAAACCAGCTTACAAGATACAGCACttcctacatttattttaacagaaaaggtTTCCACAGTGGTCCGGTATTGTTATGTATCCCACTCTTGTTATTCAGTACTCCAGTTATTCAGCATTCTGGTGCTTTAAGCACAGTACCGA
The sequence above is a segment of the Excalfactoria chinensis isolate bCotChi1 chromosome 1, bCotChi1.hap2, whole genome shotgun sequence genome. Coding sequences within it:
- the PROSER2 gene encoding proline and serine-rich protein 2, translated to MQLATLCNTLMASCAALGSISPEGVMPRNLLSDFPEATPEISLKRTLGSMERGGGVENCGNQARCKNLAMDDESMKYLTHEEQDVLTFFEETIDALEDDLEEPVQRDSGIHCQSPRSTEENLSSHSETEDIIDLVQSTPESSDHEGPPSKDAVPVLDATRRTESPEPAVPADLPPHPSVSPPQTHETLPPPPPPAVQHPKLLRSVPTPLIVAQKMSEQQMESRVRFPSALKEGNSDRKKTVVANGDYFVPPKHPPVPAPKLHRFPSNINITNVSGKEFNETISKAAVNVQERRAQVLANINGGFLATELEERQQKNDFLSRNRSSSLRDLSSEQTRYEALTKLGLVKGKPTQDTVAHAPGTQQLDMQPKQGDAVPNGYQNIHEALKSEPSPFLPMGKTVTIKPEAALNASKVTQQNTAKGFNDYKQPNLTLDMRRRSGSLPRPSGFRSQGITVKFSGRGSTEEARREALRKLGLLKETA